Proteins from a genomic interval of Desulfoplanes formicivorans:
- a CDS encoding GGDEF domain-containing protein, translated as MTKNGSPPSGNHCPPKSPGWDEELFILNYATRLFMAITDKKTLIQTALETFADFSRTQQVGIMTVDEKKLNLTEEGSFDHGKTTFSSRACSLKKGSPEHEIIMSHEIRECFLDLNVFPWITSQQTSNLTQGLCIPVARSSKQLMAVVTLTIDNHPLEFETVQRLRVLASIFALSLENMHLFELAVVDGLTGVHVRRYFEIRANEEMAKMKRTPHYLGIILMDIDEFKTINDRFGHVVGDQVLVEFAGKISQGLRRDIDIVCRYGGDEFVILLPQTGPEQTRCIAQRILDDVSNHVFKALPSGHEVSISAGAMCIGPQQPIPIQELIHRVDKLLYKGKQSGGHRVVTPETD; from the coding sequence ATGACCAAAAACGGATCACCACCTTCTGGCAACCATTGCCCCCCCAAAAGTCCCGGGTGGGATGAAGAACTCTTCATCCTCAATTACGCCACCCGGCTGTTCATGGCCATTACCGACAAAAAGACTTTGATCCAGACGGCACTGGAAACCTTTGCCGATTTCTCCAGGACACAGCAGGTGGGGATCATGACCGTGGACGAAAAAAAGCTCAATCTCACCGAGGAAGGGTCTTTTGATCACGGCAAAACCACCTTTTCCTCCAGGGCCTGCTCTCTGAAAAAGGGTTCCCCGGAACACGAAATCATCATGTCCCACGAAATACGGGAATGTTTCCTGGACCTGAACGTTTTCCCCTGGATCACGTCCCAACAGACATCGAACCTGACCCAGGGATTGTGCATCCCCGTGGCCCGATCCTCCAAGCAACTCATGGCGGTGGTCACACTGACCATCGACAACCACCCCCTGGAATTTGAAACCGTGCAACGTCTCAGGGTCCTGGCATCGATCTTTGCCCTCTCCCTGGAGAACATGCACCTTTTTGAACTGGCTGTTGTTGACGGACTTACTGGCGTGCATGTCCGGCGGTATTTCGAAATCAGGGCCAATGAAGAAATGGCCAAAATGAAACGCACCCCTCACTATCTCGGCATCATCCTCATGGATATAGATGAGTTCAAGACGATCAACGATCGCTTCGGCCATGTGGTCGGTGACCAGGTTCTGGTGGAATTTGCCGGGAAGATCTCCCAGGGATTACGCAGGGACATCGACATTGTCTGTCGCTACGGAGGGGATGAATTCGTGATCCTTCTGCCCCAGACAGGTCCCGAGCAGACCCGATGCATAGCCCAACGCATCCTGGATGATGTCAGCAATCATGTTTTCAAGGCCCTGCCATCGGGACATGAGGTGTCCATTTCTGCCGGAGCCATGTGCATCGGTCCCCAGCAGCCCATTCCCATTCAGGAGCTGATCCATCGGGTGGACAAACTGCTCTACAAGGGCAAGCAAAGTGGCGGCCACAGGGTCGTGACCCCAGAAACAGACTGA